The following are encoded together in the Coffea arabica cultivar ET-39 chromosome 1c, Coffea Arabica ET-39 HiFi, whole genome shotgun sequence genome:
- the LOC140038411 gene encoding uncharacterized protein, with translation MLESCSPRQSLQVYECPNLVSFPLDLQQTPSLETCILTNCPELINDMPKGFAFLTCLTTLMIGPFSDYSLVDWSGLISSSTLCELELNGMSDMESLPHQLQYLTTLTSLSLFDFGRIKALPHWIGNLASLERLVLESCEELQYLPSMAAMRRLTKLTYLRIIDCSLLIDRCNFESGDDSEWSKISHMELDID, from the coding sequence ATGCTAGAGTCCTGTTCACCTCGTCAGAGCCTTCAGGTGTATGAATGTCCCAATCTGGTctcctttccacttgatttgcAACAGACGCCTTCTCTCGAGACCTGCATCTTAACCAATTGCCCCGAATTGATCAATGATATGCCCAAAGGATTTGCCTTTCTTACTTGCTTAACGACACTGATGATCGGGCCCTTCTCAGATTACTCCTTGGTTGATTGGTCTGGATTAATATCATCATCAACACTCTGTGAGCTTGAGTTAAATGGGATGTCTGATATGGAGTCTCTTCCACATCAGCTCCAATACTTGACTACTCTCACGTCACTATCTCTATTCGACTTTGGAAGAATTAAAGCATTACCACATTGGATTGGGAACCTTGCGTCTCTTGAAAGACTAGTATTAGAGAGTTGCGAAGAGCTTCAATATTTGCCCTCCATGGCTGCCATGAGACGCCTCACTAAATTAACATATCTGCGGATTATTGATTGTTCTCTGTTAATCGATAGGTGCAATTTTGAAAGTGGGGACGACTCAGAGTGGTCAAAGATTTCACACATGGAGCTTGATATTGATTAA